Proteins encoded by one window of Rhodamnia argentea isolate NSW1041297 chromosome 6, ASM2092103v1, whole genome shotgun sequence:
- the LOC115741591 gene encoding zinc finger protein CONSTANS-LIKE 4-like: MGWYCSMMGFTRSWSMPTNLGNSCKSTVAGVFYRVDAAFLCLGCDSRIPGSSKLSERHERFWMCEVCEQALAAVTCKANQAALCVTYEANIPPKTNPLAHCHERMPMEPFLNAAGSISKVASAFNFLAVPSKIGRSATCGGGFSGACENEELEATSWIFLNTIGMSSNKIAREWM, translated from the coding sequence ATGGGTTGGTATTGTTCGATGATGGGTTTCACGAGAAGTTGGAGCATGCCGACCAACTTGGGCAACTCCTGCAAGTCCACCGTGGCTGGCGTGTTCTACCGCGTTGACGCGGCATTCCTCTGCCTCGGCTGCGACTCCAGGATCCCTGGGTCTAGTAAGCTGTCCGAGCGCCACGAGCGCTTCTGGATGTGCGAGGTCTGTGAGCAAGCCCTGGCTGCTGTCACCTGCAAGGCCAACCAGGCCGCGCTGTGCGTCACCTACGAAGCCAACATCCCCCCCAAAACCAATCCCCTCGCCCATTGCCACGAGCGCATGCCGATGGAGCCGTTCCTCAATGCCGCCGGGTCCATCTCCAAGGTCGCCTCCGCCTTCAACTTCCTCGCTGTGCCCAGTAAGATCGGCCGCTCCGCCACGTGCGGTGGAGGCTTCAGTGGCGCATGCGAGAATGAGGAGTTGGAAGCGACTTCGTGGATATTCTTGAACACTATCGGTATGAGTAGTAATAAGATTGCACGAGAATGGATGTGA
- the LOC115741610 gene encoding 50S ribosomal protein L19, chloroplastic-like, producing MQFLRRGIAAPQWRTIGGGAGFPARNAVSFGSSSATGSQIVAPPLARDVAILTPSLAAALPAITRCITTAGDSVKAPLQDSSVHLTDMPPRIKFKRLDKTARNIMKILDKEAVEEVKAQRDIPDIKPGYIVRMKVEVPENKRRLSTLEGIVIARRNAGLNSTFRIRRLVAGVGIESLFPLYSPNIKEIKVLDKRKVRRAKLYYLRERLNPLKRK from the exons ATGCAATTCCTTCGTCGTGGGATTGCAGCTCCCCAATGGCGAACCATCGGTGGCGGCGCCGGCTTTCCGGCGAGAAATGCCGTGTCGTTTGGCTCCTCG TCGGCAACTGGGTCCCAAATCGTGGCACCACCTTTGGCTCGTGATGTTGCAATTCTGACACCATCATTGGCCGCAGCATTGCCTGCTATCACCAGATGCATAACCACAGCCGGAGATTCGGTCAAAGCCCCTTTGCAAGATTCTTCAGTGCATTTAACTGATATGCCTCCTCGCATTAAATTTAAGAGGCTGGATAAAACTGCTAGGAACATAATGAAG ATTCTAGACAAGGAAGCAGTGGAGGAAGTGAAGGCTCAGAGGGACATACCTGATATAAAACCTGGTTACATCGTTCGAATGAAAGTG GAAGTCCCTGAGAACAAAAGACGTTTATCGACCTTGGAGGGGATCGTCATAGCAAGACGTAATGCTGGTTTAAACAGTACATTCAGAATAAGGAGGCTAGTTGCTGGAGTTGGAATCGAATCTCTTTTCCCGCT GTACTCACCAAACATAAAGGAGATAAAGGTGCTGGACAAGAGGAAAGTAAGGAGGGCCAAGCTGTATTATCTAAGAGAGAGGCTGAATCCACTTAAGAGGAAATAG
- the LOC115741616 gene encoding high-affinity nitrate transporter 3.1, which yields MAARGTVLASLVLACLAQACCGNVLFSSLQRTLIVSASPHPGQVLKAGEDKITVTWSYNQSFAAGTDAAYKTVKVKLCYAPVSQVDRAWRKTVDNLAKDKTCQHAIAAEPYSLSGNRSLEWVVQKDVPEATYFVRAYALDAAGIQVGFGQTTDRNKTANLFVVQAITGRHASLDIAAVCFSAFSVVSLFGFFLAEKRKAKPCSTPN from the exons ATGGCGGCACGCGGAACTGTTCTGGCATCGCTTGTTCTGGCTTGCTTAGCTCAAGCTTGCTGTGGCAACgtcctcttttcttctctccagAGGACTCTCATCGTCTCTGCTTCCCCTCACCCTGgccaag TGTTGAAAGCCGGCGAGGACAAGATCACGGTGACCTGGTCGTACAACCAAAGCTTCGCGGCGGGGACGGACGCGGCCTACAAGACCGTGAAGGTGAAGCTGTGCTACGCCCCCGTCAGCCAGGTGGACCGCGCGTGGCGCAAGACCGTAGACAACCTGGCCAAGGACAAGACCTGCCAGCACGCAATCGCGGCAGAGCCCTACTCGCTGTCCGGCAACCGGAGCCTCGAGTGGGTGGTCCAGAAGGACGTGCCGGAGGCCACCTACTTCGTGCGCGCCTACGCCCTCGACGCCGCGGGCATCCAGGTCGGGTTCGGCCAGACCACGGACAGGAACAAGACCGCCAACCTGTTCGTGGTCCAGGCCATCACGGGACGCCACGCTTCGCTCGACATCGCCGCCGTGTGCTTCAGCGCTTTCTCGGTGGTGTCGCTGTTCGGCTTCTTCTTGGCCGAGAAGAGGAAGGCCAAGCCCTGTTCAACCCCCAATTAA